In a single window of the Rattus norvegicus strain BN/NHsdMcwi chromosome 6, GRCr8, whole genome shotgun sequence genome:
- the LOC134479259 gene encoding atherin-like gives MYPRGSLDKETPKMALSIHARRAFHPVQGKREFRACEHRTRVSPRGNRGTGRWPGGAVRMRCSPGAADSPAEAARPVRDPAHARPPADSRRPHLPLRPPALRARPPLPLCPARLVRAPGNAAPPPAPTGIIAAPSAAPAPPDRTPLRPPHRPRTRCGALRPGCGEAAAAESHAALARPVAPPREPRRRPSAATAASAEAGRLPPPTRLTPAGCGGPALRVAPPPAYATHDWSGGGGGIKGRGLSAAAR, from the coding sequence ATGTACCCACGGGGAAGCCTCGACAAGGAGACTCCTAAGATGGCTCTCTCAATCCACGCACGGCGTGCGTTccacccagtgcaggggaaacGTGAATTCCGAGCGTGCGAACACCGCACCCGGGTGTCGCCGCGAGGAAACCGAGGCACGGGTCGCTGGCCCGGAGGGGCCGTCCGTATGCGCTGCAGCCCCGGGGCAGCCGACAGCCCCGCGGAGGCCGCTCGCCCGGTCCGCGACCCCGCCCACGCTCGCCCGCCTGCTGACAGCCGCCGCCCCCACCTGCCCCTGCGCCCGCCCGCCCTGCGCGCCCGCCCGCCGCTTCCTCTCTGCCCGGCCCGCCTCGTGCGGGCGCCGGGGAACGCGGCGCCGCCGCCCGCACCCACCGGCATCATCGCGGCGCCGTCCGCCGCGCCCGCGCCGCCTGACAGGACGCCTCTCCGGCCGCCTCACAGGCCGCGCACCCGCTGCGGCGCCCTGCGGCCCGGCTGCGGCGAGGCGGCAGCTGCGGAGAGCCACGCAGCTCTCGCTCGTCCTGTCGCGCCGCCCCGCGAGCCGCGTCGCCGTCCCTCAGCCGCCACCGCCGCCTCTGCTGAAGCCGGCCGCCTTCCGCCACCCACTCGGCTCACCCCCGCAGGCTGCGGAGGCCCCGCCCTACGCGTCGCTCCCCCACCCGCCTACGCCACCCATGATTGGTCCGGTGGGGGAGGCGGGATAAAAGGGCGGGGCCTCTCCGCCGCGGCCAGGTGA